Proteins co-encoded in one Brassica oleracea var. oleracea cultivar TO1000 chromosome C4, BOL, whole genome shotgun sequence genomic window:
- the LOC106339392 gene encoding uncharacterized protein LOC106339392 codes for MALEPLGRGVNVFDGDGNVNGGGENNNTTTTPPNEGGDDGVKTARLPRWTRQEILVLIQGKRVAENRVRRGRAAGMALGSGQMEPKWASVSSYCRRHGVNRGPVQCRKRWSNLAGDYKKIKEWESQVKEEAGSYWVMRNDVRRERKLPGFFDKEVYDIVDGGVVPPANPVLALGLAPASTSAEEPARSVEKLSSASAPKSLIDVIDKEKQAACEAADQGGMKEKHPEAANPEAASTSQEERKRKRTSSGDEEGEATKSRQDQLIEILERNGQLLAAQLEVQNTNLKLDREQRKDHGDNLVAVLNKLADAVAKIADKL; via the exons ATGGCTCTGGAACCGTTGGGGCGGGGAGTGAACGTCTTTGACGGTGACGGTAACGTTAACGGCGGTGGGGAGAATAATAATACTACCACTACCCCGCCTAACGAAGGCGGAGATGACGGCGTCAAGACGGCGAGGCTGCCACGCTGGACGAGACAGGAGATCCTGGTGCTGATCCAAGGGAAGAGAGTGGCGGAGAACAGAGTCCGGCGAGGGAGAGCGGCGGGTATGGCGCTCGGGTCGGGTCAAATGGAGCCCAAGTGGGCGTCGGTGTCGTCGTACTGCAGGCGTCACGGCGTGAACCGAGGGCCGGTTCAGTGCCGGAAAAGGTGGAGCAATCTCGCCGGAGATTACAAGAAGATCAAGGAGTGGGAGTCTCAGGTTAAGGAGGAGGCGGGGTCGTATTGGGTGATGAGGAACGATGTTCGCCGTGAGAGGAAGCTTCCTGGTTTTTTCGATAAAGAGGTTTACGATATTGTAGACGGCGGCGTTGTTCCTCCGGCGAATCCGGTTCTTGCGCTTGGCTTGGCTCCGGCGTCGACGTCGGCTGAGGAGCCGGCGAGGAGTGTGGAGAAGTTGAGTTCCGCTTCGGCGCCTAAGTCACTTATAG ATGTTATAGACAAGGAGAAACAAGCAGCTTGTGAAGCAGCAGATCAAG GTGGAATGAAAGAGAAACATCCAGAAGCAGCAAACCCGGAAGCTGCATCGACATCTCAAGAAGAGAGAAAGCGTAAACGAACATCCAGTGGTGATGAAGAAGGAGAAGCAACAAAGAGCAGGCAGGACCAGTTGATAGAGATTCTAGAAAGAAACGGGCAGTTATTGGCGGCACAGCTTGAAGTTCAGAATACCAACTTAAAGCTAGACAGAGAGCAAAGAAAAGATCATGGTGATAACTTAGTCGCTGTTCTCAACAAGCTCGCAGATGCTGTGGCAAAAATCGCAGATAAGTTATAG